Proteins encoded in a region of the Acomys russatus chromosome 14, mAcoRus1.1, whole genome shotgun sequence genome:
- the LOC127197928 gene encoding translation initiation factor IF-2-like — MESAPAAPDPAASEPGSSGSEVAAGSRETPLTQDAGRKSETPGAGRRQSYASSSRGRRRCDRAPGKRGVGSSCTEPGGGPGAPGSARPGSRRDAGSPGPVHARPSLSRRPKRPAPPPLPPRPPTNVANFCKPVLGLQLRARGDGPEL, encoded by the coding sequence ATGGAGTCAGCTCCGGCAGCCCCCGACCCCGCCGCCAGCGAGCCGGGCAGCAGCGGCTCGGAGGTGGCCGCCGGCTCCAGGGAGACCCCGCTGACCCAGGACGCGGGCCGCAAGAGCGAGACGCCGGGCGCGGGGCGCAGACAGAGCTACGCGAGCTCCAGCCGAGGTAGGAGACGCTGCGACCGGGCTCCGGGCAAGAGGGGCGTCGGGAGCAGTTGCACCGAGCCTGGAGGGGGACCCGGCGCCCCGGGGAGCGCGCGCCCGGGGAGCCGGCGAGACGCGGGGTCCCCGGGACCGGTGCACGCGCGCCCGAGCTTGTCGCGGCGCCCTAAGCGGCCGgcacccccgcccctccccccgcgGCCCCCCACAAATGTTGCAAACTTTTGCAAGCCAGTGCTCGGCTTGCAGTTGAGGGCGAGGGGGGACGGACCAGAGCTTTGA